Below is a genomic region from Fulvia fulva chromosome 5, complete sequence.
GCCTAAGGTGGAAGAAGATAGTGACGTCGGGCTTGCTGACCAGCTTGCTGACGAATTGACTGAAGATGATAGGGCACTTCTCGCCCCCTTTGTCGAAGAAGATACCAAGACCTTTGGTGATCGAAAGTGCCTCGCCTCCCTTGCCCTCACTATTAGTGGCAAGACGAAGTCTGCTCTGCTCTTCGACTTTGACATAGTGAGAAAGTGGCTGGCGATCTTGCCTTTCGGCACGCCACTGCTGCTCTTTACCGAAGCGCCAGAGAATGAATAGAGCAGCGAGAACAGCTGACAACGTGATGGTGAACCAAGCGCCACTGGGGACTTTGACCAGAGCAGAGGAGAGGAAAGCGCTGTCCATCGCAAAGAATACCAGCTATGGCACAGCCACCAGCCAGGGTGACAAGCGCCATACAAGAAGGGCCGCCAGACTGGTCATCTGCGTATCGAAGAAAGTGACGAACATAACGCAGACACCATACGCTTGGCCAAGACTGTTGGTGTTTCGAAACACTGCTGTGATGATGACGGTACCAATGCACAAAAGGTAGTTGGCCACAGGAACATACAGCTGACTGTGCACCGTCTTCGATGTGTGTTTAACCTGAATCTGCGGGAAGTAGGACAACTTGACAATCTGAGCGATAAGCTGAAACGTGGCTGTAATGATGGCCTGCGATGCCACAATAGCGGCCAATATAGCGAAGACCATGCTCAAGATCAGACAGTCGGGAGGAGCGGTGTCGAAGACTGGATATGCGTATGCCTCCGGCTTGACTGCCAAGTAGGCCGCTTGTCCGATGTAGGTGAGCAAAAGGCACGGCAGACACCAGCAGAGCCAACTGATCTGGATAGCGTGCATGCTGAAAGCACCCAGATCTGCGAAAAGCGCCTCGACTCCGGTGAAAGCCAGAAGGACTCCACCAAGGGAATGCCAGCCCTCTTCACCATGACGGACCAGGTACCTGAATGCCTCCCCTGGGTTGAAGGCGACGAAGACTCCCGCATCGTAGTTCACCAGGTTGTAGATACCAAACGCTGCCAAGAGACCTAGCCAGATGATCACAATCGGAGCAAAGACCGTTCCCAGCTTACCAGTACCAAAGGGCTGGATCACGAACAGCAGGACCAGGATACCACAGGTCGTGCCGACCACAGCACCGTTGCTTATGGAGGGCACAATGACATTCAGTCCTTGAACAGCTCCAAGCACAGATTGAGCTGGAGTTAGCACTCCATCGGACATGACCATCGTGACTGCAAAGACCCCCATGATCTTCAGCAAAGCCTTGAATGTCTTGCTATGTTCCACCGTCTTGCGAATCTGCCTGTTCGCAGGACGCAGCTCACTTGTCTGATATCTTTCCATCTTGACCAATGGCTCTTCGCGCACATCTCGGTGCGTGATATTGGCGTATCTTGACAGTAGCGAGTAGCACGAGAATGTTCCACCTTCGCCTTCGTTGTCCGCGTTCAGAATGATGAAGACATACTTGATTGTGACTATCATAATCAGAGACCAGAGAATTAAAGACAGAACGCCAATCACATCTTGACGGGAGGGTGGCGCTGTGAAGACGCCGGAGAAGACATAGAGTGGTGATGTGCCAATGTCGCCGTAGATGACACCAATGCTTTGGTAGGCCAGGAGGAACAATTGCGTGCCTTTGAAGGTCTGCTTCTTCTTGAAGTCGCCAGGATGGCGGAGACCAGCTTCGTTGTCGTCATCGAGGTCGCTCGCGTTGATAGAGCGTGCACGCGAGATGCGCGTGGCATTCGAGACTCTGCGGCTGAAGATCTATTCCGCATCTTAGCATAGTCATTTCTGAATATTGATGCACTTACGATGCCGTCGTCAAAATCTACACTTGTGGAGGTCACAAGGTTTCCTGGACGAGATCGAGTTGGCTCGAGTCGTGGCTCCTGGAATTGGATGTTCGTGTTCGCCATGTTGCGAGGTCTCGTGTGGTGGTGTCAGTGCAACCAAGTATCAGCCGATGTTATTGAACACCAGCAAAGTAAGTCTGTAGCCTGCCGTAGACGAAGAAATTGTTCATCAACATTGGGGCGATATAGTGTCGCGGGAAGTGTGTCGCGGTCTGAGTTGTGTGTAGCAGCCAGAAGACAAGAGACAGCCTGCCAAAGGAAAAAGATCAAGCTCCAGGCGAAGCTTAAATACGACCACCTAACAGACCGCATGGCCCGCAACGCTTCCACGTGCTGTCGAACCGAGTACACATGGCTTTGAGATGTGAGGCTTTCATTGGAGCGATAAGCAAATCGGAAGCTGTGAAAGGGCTACGCTGCGGCCGGAGGTTCTCATCGTTGTGTACCATTCTTTCGGCACTGCCTTTCGATCATGCTTCCAGAGTAGCAGGCACTGTGATCCAGTAGCGAATATGTTGGTACATCTCCTGCTGTTTGACACCAACTTGATGCCGTATATCGTTTGAAAGATTTGACTCCCAAACCCGTGGTCTCGTATAGGATCAGCTACGAAGCCCAGGATCAGCTGGCTTTGGCGGGTTGCGCGATTTATGGTAGCATGGGCTGGAACGGTCACAGCGCGGCTGCAAGCGTGTCGCATCGCATAGTATTACACGCGTCCTGCGGCTAAAAGCGCTGTCAGCGTCCATCAATGCCGAAATGTAGGGAACGAGTCCGTACATGCATGTAGTCCCGAATATGGCTTGGCCGAAAAGCAAGCAGCGGACGTCGCATCTACATCGGCGGCGGTGGACAGTCAACCGACGGCACATAGTAAATGATACAGCCATCAGACCAATGTGATCCAATTGAAGACAGCTTCCAGATCGTCAACGCTACCGCTCGTGGTCGTCGCCGCTTGCCGTATCGCTTCGAGGTTTCGCGCATCTGTATCTTGTGAGCAGACAATCTTTGTAAAGGAATATGCACTCACGCGAAGCTTCATAGTCTGCCCATCCGACCAAGCGATACGTGTTGCGTCCTCTTTCAGGATTCGCGCGTAGTACAAAAGACACGGCAGAGCCTGCCAGTACCGCTACGACGTCGCCTGGCTCAGCATTGCCGAATGTATGGCCGCTCCAGCTGTGAACCATAGAGCTAAATTTGTGCCTGCAATAATTGGCGAAGAGGACATCACGCAGAGCCATGAACTTATCAGGGTGTTCCCCGGGCTGCATCGAGTAGAGTGCTGCCATCTGTCGTTCAGGCTCATGGCGCATTTCTTGTGCAGAGAGACGATCGCCGAGCGCTTGTTGTGCCAAAGTCTGACCATATTCGATCCACCATTGTTTGCCGAGTACGCCAACAAGATACTCTTGGGGCACGTCTGGACCGGCACCGCACGCCATGTACAGACGTTGCCACTCTTCGACGCTCGTTTCGATTTGTTCTGTGCATGCAACAGTGTCCAAGATGCAAGCGCGGACATGTAGAGCACTCGCCTGAGCGTCGTGCTGTAAGATGGTTGACCGAGCACAAAGACCAAGGATGATCTCTTCTGCCGTCGCTAGGGGGTTGTTTGTGTCGATTCGATTTCCGGTGGAGCTGCGGAATGGTTGCATCGGTACTTTCAGGTTCGGCACCCACGAGGGAAGATCCGCGCCCTTGAGCCAGTGCAGACCACTAAGTGTCAGGAGGTCGAGACTTCTTTCGTTGCGCATGATCGTCACGGCAAAGTTCTCATAGACGTCCTCCAGCGATGCATCGTAATCCGGCTTCACCTGCACGTCTCGCGGGAGTAGACCAAGAACACCATAAACACGATCGTGCTCGACACTCGTCGAGCTGCGATGAGTATGGTAGAGGTACTCGTGTGTGCGCCGCTCCATCGACATGAATTTGTACATGTGGCCATAGATTCTCCGAGACGTGTTGGAGAGCGAATCATAGCCCAGCGACAACAGTCTCGTAAAAGCCAGGATAAGACCACCGACAAGAATTCTGAAGGGAAGATTGAACTCGCCCAGATGTGCAATGGCACTGTCTGAAAGCACTCCTTCTTGCACGACCCAGAGTCTGCTCCACCACGGACTGCTCATCACAATCTCTAGACCGTCCGTGACCATTGTTCGACGGCTGTCCTGGTCAAGACTCTCCAGATCACTCGCTGCTCGGCGTTCATCGGAAAGTTTTGCCAAGAACGACAGAAAGGTTGTCGCTGTATGCCACGATGGACCAAGGGATATGTGCACACAGCGCGCGCCGGTATAGATTTGATGCATCAAAGATACCTGCTGGCTACGTTCCTTGGTGTTACGCTGATCTATACAGAGAGCATCGATCCACATCTGGTCGGGCTGGCCCCGTGCGCTGCTACAGAGCGTAAGCAGGGCTTCGTGTAGATTCCTCGTGACCGGCATCCCGATGCCATTGATATGGACTTGACCAGCGGCCGGATCTGTTCCCCATGCGTAGGACAGCGCATCGAAGCTGGGTTGTTCATCGAGAGAATGAGTGGTCAAAGTGCCTTCGATCCGATCGATGCCGTCTTTCCTGGACACTGCCAAGGCCAGACGTCGCACTTCTCGAGCCTTAGCATTCAGTGCGCGGTACAGCAGAGAAGCCATAGAGCCTTCCGTGGTCAGCACATTCGACGCAGCGACCAATTGGAGCCCTCTGAGTGAACAAACGCATCGGTGCGATGGCTTCCTATGCTGGCCACGGCGGGCGGCGTCGCGACCAGGCAGGCGACTGATCTGCGGTAGTTGCTGAGCTCAAGACGTGCATCGAGGTCAGATGGTACGTCAAGTCGGCTCTCCATGATCGTCGGCGGTATGAGCGAGGTTGTAAGCAAGCCATGCCGACGTGCCATGACAGCTGTGGTCCACAGACATGTCAAATGGCTTCACGTGTTGGCGGTCCGCTCGTTGCTCTACCACACGATCAGTGAGGGTGCGTGCATTGGCGTCCAGCATGGCGCGTCGAGAGTCTCTGCTGCGGCTTTTCCCGGCAAGATCGGTCGTAGACTATAAGGAATGAGCCGACGACCCGCAGGCCGCGATGCTCTCGCCGACTCCGTATAGCTGTGTGGTGTAACGTAATGGCAGCATCAGGTCTGCTGGAAGATGTAGTGGTTGCCTTGGTGTTGCTGTCCGGGAAAGTCTAGAACAGCAGTGAGCGTGTGCAATACTTTTGATTGGTCAGGCCTTTCGCAGCGCCTTGGTACGTCCTCGGTCTCTGGAAGATGCCATCTGAAATGGCACACCACATACAGCAGTCTCCGTGCCACTCGAAACGCGCTTCTCCACCACAGACGACCCGCGATGCAACGTAGTTCGCAAGCACAAGAATTGCCAAGGATACAACCGGGAAGAGACATTGTATTGGCCATGAACATATGGGCAAGACTTGCTTCATACCGAGGCATACGTACTCACGACTAGAGCGATGTCACGCGCCGCGGTCTGTCCGTTGCTACAGCACCCAGAGTAATGCAGTAACAGAGCTGGCTACAAGTGCAATGAAAGGAGGAGCGCAGCTGTGAAATATGTGAGCAGAAGAGAAAGACCAATTGGAATGCCAGTTGCACACATGAAGATATGCTCTCTCGCCGTGTGATCCCTCTCCTACTCCACGACGGGGACTGGATCAGGGTTGGCGGGCTGCAGTGAAAGACTGTCTCATCGCGACTGCTTACTTGCAAATGGCAAAAGCCGGCGT
It encodes:
- a CDS encoding Potassium transporter 5; amino-acid sequence: MANTNIQFQEPRLEPTRSRPGNLVTSTSVDFDDGIIFSRRVSNATRISRARSINASDLDDDNEAGLRHPGDFKKKQTFKGTQLFLLAYQSIGVIYGDIGTSPLYVFSGVFTAPPSRQDVIGVLSLILWSLIMIVTIKYVFIILNADNEGEGGTFSCYSLLSRYANITHRDVREEPLVKMERYQTSELRPANRQIRKTVEHSKTFKALLKIMGVFAVTMVMSDGVLTPAQSVLGAVQGLNVIVPSISNGAVVGTTCGILVLLFVIQPFGTGKLGTVFAPIVIIWLGLLAAFGIYNLVNYDAGVFVAFNPGEAFRYLVRHGEEGWHSLGGVLLAFTGVEALFADLGAFSMHAIQISWLCWCLPCLLLTYIGQAAYLAVKPEAYAYPVFDTAPPDCLILSMVFAILAAIVASQAIITATFQLIAQIVKLSYFPQIQVKHTSKTVHSQLYVPVANYLLCIGTVIITAVFRNTNSLGQAYGVCVMFVTFFDTQMTSLAALLVWRLSPWLVAVP
- a CDS encoding Heterokaryon incompatibility protein 6, OR allele, giving the protein MASLLYRALNAKAREVRRLALAVSRKDGIDRIEGTLTTHSLDEQPSFDALSYAWGTDPAAGQVHINGIGMPVTRNLHEALLTLCSSARGQPDQMWIDALCIDQRNTKERSQQVSLMHQIYTGARCVHISLGPSWHTATTFLSFLAKLSDERRAASDLESLDQDSRRTMVTDGLEIVMSSPWWSRLWVVQEGVLSDSAIAHLGEFNLPFRILVGGLILAFTRLLSLGYDSLSNTSRRIYGHMYKFMSMERRTHEYLYHTHRSSTSVEHDRVYGVLGLLPRDVQVKPDYDASLEDVYENFAVTIMRNERSLDLLTLSGLHWLKGADLPSWVPNLKVPMQPFRSSTGNRIDTNNPLATAEEIILGLCARSTILQHDAQASALHVRACILDTVACTEQIETSVEEWQRLYMACGAGPDVPQEYLVGVLGKQWWIEYGQTLAQQALGDRLSAQEMRHEPERQMAALYSMQPGEHPDKFMALRDVLFANYCRHKFSSMVHSWSGHTFGNAEPGDVVAVLAGSAVSFVLRANPERGRNTYRLVGWADYEASHARNLEAIRQAATTTSGSVDDLEAVFNWITLV